TCTGCCCATTATTTTACTGAAACTGCCTCCAAAACTGCCGCCGGCTGGCATTTCGACCGTACGGGCAGGCCGGTGTTGCTGATTGGTTTAATTACCGGCCTGGCGTCCTTGATGGCTATGAAACTGTGGCCTTTGCCCGTTATTCTAATAGGTGCCTCAGCCCTTTTTGGCCTGGGCATGTCCCCTGTCTGGCTGGGAGTAATGAGTGAGGTGGCCCCGGTTGAGATGCCCGGCCGGGCCAACCGCATTGGCCTGGTTTTTGCCGCATGGCTGGCTGGGGCCGGGGCCGGGCTGGTTGCCGTAAATTTCATCCTGCGCAGGGGGGTTGAGCCGGCCTTTTCCCTGATCATCATCCTGTGGCTGGTTTCCGTACTTCTTACTCTGTTTATTTTACCTTTCAGGGGTCGCCGCGAAAAACAAACCAGGGAGGGTATTTTTCCTTCCCTTGCCCACCTGGCAACCAATCCGGCAGTAATGCGTATCTTAATCCCGGGAATGTTTTTGCAAACCTTTTGCGCAGGCCTTTTATTACCTGTATTGCCCCTTTTTGCCCAAAACCAGTTGGGCTTAAGTTACAACCAGTATGGTCTTTTGCTCCTGGCAGGTGGAGGAGCCGCCGTGCTTGGCCTCCTCCCGATGGGGATGGTAATGGGCCGCGTGACCTTGAACAGTCTTTTAGCCGCCGGGTTTGGGTTAAGCGCCCTTTGTTTGGGTTTGTTTACCGCCAGCCATGGCCCCCATAGTGCCTTTCCCCTGGCTATCTTGCTGGGTCTTTCCTATGCCGTGATCCTGCCGGCCTGGAACACCTTGCTGGCCAGGGTTATCCCCCCGGAGCGACAGGCCACGGGGTGGGGTATTTTTGCTACCGTTGAGGGTTTAGGAGCAGCTATTGGCCCGGCCGTGGGTAGCCTGGTGGCCCGGAATGCAGGTATCACGGCCCCTATCATGCTGGCGACGCTGCTCCTGCTAACCGTAGCTCTCTTTTATACTTTTTACCCGCTGGAAAAATTTCTTGTTAAATAACAATTATTGTTTTCTGGAGACTATCATAAGCTGGAGAGAAGGGTATGACGCAAGCCCTGTTCAAAATACTCACCTTTTTCCTGGGGTTATACGCCCTCTTGCCCACTGCCCTGGCGCGCCTATGCCATATCGGAGTCATCTGGCAGGGACCCCAGGGCGGCAGGCGGGTAGCCATTACCTTTGATGACGGCCCCGATCCGGTCTATACACCCCAGGTTTTAGACATCTTAAAGCAATACAAGCTACGGGCATGTTTCTTTGTGCTCGGGCACAAGGCCAAAGCCCACCCGGAATTGATCACCAGAATGATTGCCGAAGGACACGAAGTGGCCAGCCATGGCTTCCGCCATCATTTTCCCTGGTTTTTAGGACCCCGGGCTATGATCAGGGAGGTAAGGGAAGCCAGCCGGGTAATCGCGGAAATTACCGGCCGACCGCCGCGCCTGTACCGGCCGCCCTGGGGTTTATTTAACCTTTTCTCACTGCTCCACAGTTACCTGTTTGGCCAGCGGGTGGTATTATGGTCCTTTATGAGCTGGGACTGGGGACGCCGGTGCACCCCCGAATCCATAACCCGCCAGGTTCTTTCCCGGGTACGGGACGGTTCGATCCTGGTTTTCCACGACAGCGATGACACTCCGGGAGCAACCCCGGGGGCACCAGCAAAAATGCTGGCGGCTCTCCCCTTAATTATCGAAGGGCTGCAACAGCGGGGTCTATCCATCGCACCGCTAGCCGAACTGTATTTGCCCGAGGAAAATTTTTGGAGCCGCCTGGGGCAAAGGATGGACTCCTTTCTTATACGCTTACTCGGGATAAAGGAGCTCTACCTTGACGGTCACCCTACCCTTTTTCGCCTCAGGACGCGGCGTTATCGCGGCAGGCCCCTGGCCCTGTCTGATGGGACTCTTTTACGGCCCCGAGATCCCATTGCCGAACTTCATCTGAATAATGAAATGCTCAAAGAAATCACCCGGACCGGGAAAAGCCCGGAACGGATTGCCCTGCTTACTTTAAAAGAAGTAAAGCGTTCTCTCCCCGCCCTTGCCCGGTGGGTCCAAAGTACACCCCAGGGAAAAAATATCCGGGCGGTGGTTGGATTAACGATGCTTTACCGGGGAACAGAACGCCTGGGTTTTACCGTCAGCGAGCCTCCGGCCATCATTAAAGGCCTGGCCGGCTGGTATCAGGGCTTGCTCCTGAGCCTCTATCACTCCGAGGGACGGTTACGCCTGCACCGG
The sequence above is drawn from the Desulfofundulus luciae genome and encodes:
- a CDS encoding MFS transporter, with protein sequence MLSANLTRQEWMLLVILFITEFARGAFFLSFLPIYAVKHLGLSITAAGFAVSAHYFTETASKTAAGWHFDRTGRPVLLIGLITGLASLMAMKLWPLPVILIGASALFGLGMSPVWLGVMSEVAPVEMPGRANRIGLVFAAWLAGAGAGLVAVNFILRRGVEPAFSLIIILWLVSVLLTLFILPFRGRREKQTREGIFPSLAHLATNPAVMRILIPGMFLQTFCAGLLLPVLPLFAQNQLGLSYNQYGLLLLAGGGAAVLGLLPMGMVMGRVTLNSLLAAGFGLSALCLGLFTASHGPHSAFPLAILLGLSYAVILPAWNTLLARVIPPERQATGWGIFATVEGLGAAIGPAVGSLVARNAGITAPIMLATLLLLTVALFYTFYPLEKFLVK
- a CDS encoding polysaccharide deacetylase family protein; protein product: MTQALFKILTFFLGLYALLPTALARLCHIGVIWQGPQGGRRVAITFDDGPDPVYTPQVLDILKQYKLRACFFVLGHKAKAHPELITRMIAEGHEVASHGFRHHFPWFLGPRAMIREVREASRVIAEITGRPPRLYRPPWGLFNLFSLLHSYLFGQRVVLWSFMSWDWGRRCTPESITRQVLSRVRDGSILVFHDSDDTPGATPGAPAKMLAALPLIIEGLQQRGLSIAPLAELYLPEENFWSRLGQRMDSFLIRLLGIKELYLDGHPTLFRLRTRRYRGRPLALSDGTLLRPRDPIAELHLNNEMLKEITRTGKSPERIALLTLKEVKRSLPALARWVQSTPQGKNIRAVVGLTMLYRGTERLGFTVSEPPAIIKGLAGWYQGLLLSLYHSEGRLRLHRHKEKLSPKIVAMGREELLRRYLRVTENDPGQWQHLTG